The window AAAAAATGGTTGATTATTCTTTCAGTGTGTATATAATGTGTATATAGTGTATATACAATATTTCGTTCCAAACACCAGTACAGAAAAAAGAGGTTTTTATATGCAGATTACGATTTCAAACCACTCTAAGGAGCCCATTTATGAGCAAATTACGAATCAAATCAAATCGATGATTTTAACGGGGGAGCTGGCGGAAGGCTCGGCACTGCCGTCTATTCGAAAGCTGGCGAAGGATTTGCAAATTAGCGTCATCACAACAAAGCGAGCATATGAAGAGTTAGAGAAGGCAGGATTTATTTATTCGATTGTAGGCAAGGGATCATTTGTTGCGGAACAAAACCTAGAGGTCATGAGAGAGAAAAAATTGAAGGTGATTGAGGATCAGCTTGGAGCGGTTGTCACAAACGGCAAGGAATTAGGCTTATCTTTTGATGAATTGCAGCAGTTATTAAAGTTCTTGTATAAGGAGTGAGATGAGTGGAGCATGTGATTGAATTCAAAGGAGTATCAAAACGATTCAAGGACTTTTCTGTTCAGAATCTTGATTTACAGGTCAAAAAAGGCTTTGTTACAGGGTTTATTGGGGAAAATGGAGCCGGTAAGTCGACCACCATTAAAATGATCATGAATTTGTTAAAACCAGATTCAGGTGAGGTCAAGATTTTCGGATTAGATTATCACACCCATGAAAAAGAGATTAAGGAACGAATCGGCTTTGTTTACGATGCCAACGTTTTTTTCCCAGGTTTGAATTTAAAAGACATTAAACGGATTGTGGCACCTGCTTATAAACGCTGGGATGACCGTCTTTTCCATCAATATATTGAACAGTTTGGCCTGCCCCTGCATAAAGCAATCAAAACATTCTCAAAAGGGATGCAGATGAAGGCGTCACTTGCGATTGCGCTATCACATCATGCAGAGCTGATTATCATGGATGAGCCAACAGCCGGTTTAGACCCAGTTTTTAGAAGAGAGCTGTTAGGAACGTTACAAGAGTTAATGATTGATGAGAACCGGACCATATTTTTCTCAACACATATGACAACAGATTTAGACCGGATTGCGGATTATATTGCGTTTATACAAAATGGACAATTGGTCTTTCAACAGTCGGTTCATGATGTAGCGGAGAATTATGCGCTGGTGAAAGGAAACCTGGATTTATTGGATCGAGACACAGAAAAGGCTTTTGTCCATATTCAGCGTACAGCAGCAGGGTTTGAAGCATTAACAGATCGGATCGGTGAAGTGAATCATATTTTTGGAGACGCTGTTGTGATCGAACCGGCGTCGCTTGAGGATATCATGTTTTATTTGAAAGGCGGGGTGGCGCATGTTTCATTTAATTAAGCGTGATGTGATTTTGCAGAAAAAGCAGCTGATTATTTTCCTTCCGTTTATCTTATTTTTTATTCTCATGGATGCGCATCCGGCATTGACGTTTCTAGTCGCTAGTTTCTTCATTCCTTTTAACACATATGCGTACGACGAGAAGGCAGAAACGAATATTCTATTAAACTCTTTGCCTTATACACGTAAAGAAATTATCGCATCACGTTATCTTGGTGCCGTTTTCTATATGATTATCGCAATCGGGCTGACAAGTGCTGCTTTATTTGTTTTTGGGAAGCTGTTTTCGCTGACGGATATTGCGATTGGCAGCGGGCTGTTTTTATTGTTTGCGGCGTGTACGTTTCCATTGTTTTATATCTTGAAGCCTGGCTATATCACAACGGCAGTGATTATTGGCTTTATCCTTTTATCTGGTATAGGACCGCCATTTGTTGCCTATTTAGCGGAGCAATTCAGTGGGATCACAGATTTTATCATGAAATTATCGATACCTATTTTATATACTGGGTCAGCTGTGCTGATTATGCTTATCTACCTGCTGTCTTGGGGGCTTTCTACTGCTATTTATCAGAGGAAAGTGTTCTAGGAAAAATAGCTGAATCTATTCAAAGTAGATCATGACCGCAATTATGATCAAGTAGAGGTGAGCGAGATGATGTATAGTCTG is drawn from Bacillus pumilus and contains these coding sequences:
- a CDS encoding GntR family transcriptional regulator, translating into MQITISNHSKEPIYEQITNQIKSMILTGELAEGSALPSIRKLAKDLQISVITTKRAYEELEKAGFIYSIVGKGSFVAEQNLEVMREKKLKVIEDQLGAVVTNGKELGLSFDELQQLLKFLYKE
- a CDS encoding ABC transporter ATP-binding protein; amino-acid sequence: MEHVIEFKGVSKRFKDFSVQNLDLQVKKGFVTGFIGENGAGKSTTIKMIMNLLKPDSGEVKIFGLDYHTHEKEIKERIGFVYDANVFFPGLNLKDIKRIVAPAYKRWDDRLFHQYIEQFGLPLHKAIKTFSKGMQMKASLAIALSHHAELIIMDEPTAGLDPVFRRELLGTLQELMIDENRTIFFSTHMTTDLDRIADYIAFIQNGQLVFQQSVHDVAENYALVKGNLDLLDRDTEKAFVHIQRTAAGFEALTDRIGEVNHIFGDAVVIEPASLEDIMFYLKGGVAHVSFN
- a CDS encoding ABC-2 transporter permease: MFHLIKRDVILQKKQLIIFLPFILFFILMDAHPALTFLVASFFIPFNTYAYDEKAETNILLNSLPYTRKEIIASRYLGAVFYMIIAIGLTSAALFVFGKLFSLTDIAIGSGLFLLFAACTFPLFYILKPGYITTAVIIGFILLSGIGPPFVAYLAEQFSGITDFIMKLSIPILYTGSAVLIMLIYLLSWGLSTAIYQRKVF